A window of Candidatus Methylomirabilota bacterium genomic DNA:
GGCGGTCAGGCGGTGCCGAGCTGGTGGCGGACGGCGCGGGCGGCCTCGAGGCCGGTGGCGGCGGCGGCCTCCATCTCGGGATACTCGAGATAGTCGCCGGCGAGGACGATTCGGCCGAGCGGGCGGTCCAGCGCCGGCTGGAGGCGGGCGCGCCCCGGCGGCGCGTAGGGAATCGCGTGTTCCCAGCGCTGGATCACGACCTCGCGCACGAGGCCCTTCGCCGCTGGCAGGACCGAATACAGGTCGCGCAGCAAGACCTCGTGGATCTGCTCGTCGGTCATCCCGAGAAGACGCCGGCCGCGGTCGCCGCCGCCGTAGACCATCAGGCTGCCGCCGGGCTCGCGCTGGCCTCCCGTGCGGAGCGGGTTGGCGTGGTTGAAGAGCATGTTGAAGGATCTGTCGACGACGGCGATCGCGTAGATCCCGTCCCACGGCACGGGGCCCGTCTCGCCGGTCAGGAACGCGCCGCAGACGAAGGGCCCGTACGGAATCCCGGCGAGGGCGTCGGCCGAGTCCGCCGGGAGCTCCCGAACGATCTCGCGGGTCACGTAGGCGGGGGTGGCGACGATGGCGTGCGCCGCCGAGACCTCCTCCCCGACGCCCCGGCGCGTGAAGCGGACGCGGACCCCATCGGCGGTCGGTACGACCTCTCGGACCCCGGCTCCTGTCACGACGCGCTCTCCCAGGCGGCGGGCGAGCGCCTGCGGCAAGAGCTCCGACCCGCCGATCAGGTTGCGGGCGAGCGTCTGTCCGCCGCCCCAGACCAGCGCGAAGAGGGCCGCGCCGCAGCCTGCCGAGATCTGCTCGGGCCCGGCCGTCACGCGCTCGGCGACGGCCCGGAAGATGCCGGCCACGTCGGGATGGAGCGGCCCGAGGTACTCGGCGAAGGTCTGGTCGTCGCGGTAGGCCAGGACCCGCGCCCGCGTCTGGGCTGGTGACTCTCCGGGGCGCGGGCGCGCCGCCCGCAGGTAGCCCCTGGCCGCCCGGCGGAGGCGGAGCCCGGCGCGGATGAAGGACAGCCGGGCGCTCGAGGACAGCGGCAGACGCAGCGGGTAGGTCTCCGGACGTCCGCTCGCCAGCAGGCGTCCCTTGAACGCGAGCCCCATCCGATTGCCGGGGATGGGCCGGGTCTGGAGGCCCATCTCGGTCACGAGCCGATCGAGCAGCGATCCGGGGCCGCCGAACAGGTGCGCGCCCAGGTTCAGCCAGTAGGGCCCGCGCGGCTCGGAGCGCATCCGGCCGCCGACGCGCTCGGTCGCCTCGAGCACCAGGATGTCGCGGTCACGCAGCGTCCAGCCCGCCGTCAGCCCGGCGATGCCGGCGCCCACGATCACGACGTCGCGTCGTCCCCGCGCCATGGCTCACCCGTGAAAAGGACGCCATCGTAGCACGACCCGGCGCCCTTGACGGTGGCGTCCCGGGTCTGCTAGGGTGCCGGCCGTCATCGGGAGCGGAGGACGCCATGCGCTGGACGCGGACCTTCACGGTCGTGGGCGTGCACGCCGAGGGCGAGGTCGGCAAGGTCGTCATCGGCGGGGTGGTGGACGTGCCCGGCCGGACCATGTTCGACAAGATGCGGTACCTGGCCAAGCACGACGACGGCCTCCGCAAGCTCCTGCTCTTCGAGCCCCGGGGCGCGCCGACGCACTCCGCCAACCTGGTGCTCCCCTCCAGCCATCCCAAGGCCAAGCTCGGCTACGTGATCATGGAGTCGACCGAGTACGCCCCGATGTCCGGCTCCAACACGATCTGCACGGTCACCGCCATCCTGGAGACCGGGATCCTCCCGATGCGGGAGCCGGTCACCGAGCTCACGCTGGAGACTCCCGCCGGCCTGATCGACGTCACCTGCCGCTGCCGCGACGGCAAGGTGCGGGAGGTCAAGTTCAGGAACGTCCCGGCCTTCGTCCAGTACCTGGACGCGTCGGTGGAGGTCGCGGGCCTGGGCACGATCGCCATCGACGTCGCCTACGGCGGCATGCACTACGCGCTCGTGGAGGCGGCCGCCGTGGGCTTCCAGATCACGCCGGACGAGGCGCGGGACATCTGCGTCGTCGGCCAGAAGATCAAGCAGGCGGCCCGCGAGCAGCTGGACGTGGTCCATCCCGAGAACCCCGAGATCCGCGACGTCACCATCATCGGGTTCACGGGACCCATCCGCCGCAAGGGCAAGGGGCTCACGGCTCGTAACACCGTGGTCGTCTCTCCGGGCCGGATCGACCGCTCGCCGTGTGGCACCGGGACGTCGGCCCGTCTGGCCGTGATGCACGCCCGGCGGCAGATCCGGAAGGGCCAGCTCTTCGACCACGAATCGATCATCGGCACGCACTTCCTGAGCGAGGTGGTGGCCACCACCCGGGTGCGGCGGAAGCCGGCCGTGATCACCACCGTCGCCGGCCGCGCGTGGATCACCAGCATCGGCCAGTACGGCTACGACCCCGACGACCCGTTCCCCGAGGGGTACACCCTGTCGGACACCTGGCTCCGGGCGATCTGAGAGGCCGGCGGCGGCCACACCGGACACGAGCCGAACGGAGGCGCCCCATGTGGCTGACCGATGAACAGATAGAGCGGTTCCACCACGACGGGTTTCTCGCCCTCCCGGGACTGTTCTCGAGCGAGGATGCGGCACTGCTCCGGGCCCAGTTGCCGGCGCTGTATGCCGAGCGACGACCCGAGAACTGGCGCGAGAAAGACCGCGAGGCCGTTCGCACGGCCTTCGCCCTCCATCGCCGGAACCGTGTGTTCGGCCGACTGGTCTGTCATCCTCGGCTGCTCGAGCCGGCGATGCAGCTCTGCGGGAGCAAGGTCTATCTCCAGCAGATCAAGGTCAATGCGAAGGCGGCCTTTGCCGGCGACGTCTGGCAGTGGCACCAGGACTTCGCGACGCACCACGCGGAAGACGGCGTGCCGGAGCCGACCGCGCTGAATCTCCACGTCTTTCTGGACGACGTGAACGACTTCAACGGCCCGCTCATGTTCATTCCCGGCTCTCACCGGCACGGACTGCTGGGGGCCGCCCACGACACCGCCACCACCAGCTACCCGTTGTGGACCATCGATCAGGCGAGACTGACCCGGCTGGTCGAGGAGGGAGGCATCGTGACGGTGACCGGGCCGGCCGGCACCGGCTTGATCTTTGGCGACCTGATCGTGCACGGCTCGAACGGCAACATGTCGCCGTGGCCCCGCACGATCTTCTCGGCGATCGCGAACCCGGTGAACAACGCGCAGGTGACGTTCAAGCGCCCCGACTACATCCACGAGCGAGTCTTCACCCCGGTCGAGTGCCTGCCGGATGACTGCCTGTCCTGCGGATGAGCGCCGGTGTGCATCCTCGAGGCCGACCGACGGCGCTATCCCATCACGCCCGCGCCCTGGTAGGCGACCCGCAGCTCCCGGCCCTCGGCAAACCGCTCGAGCCGGTAGGGCGTGATGTCGATCGTTCGCGCCCGGCCCTCGAGGATCTGCTCGGCCATCAGGAGCCCCACGACCGGTGAGAGTGTCCATTCTGTTCCCCTCTGTCGTCCGCGGTTTGGCCGCCAGCATAGCCCACCCGGGGCGCCGCGCGCCAGCGAGGCGCGGCTGCCCTGGCGGGACCGCCCTCGTGCCGGCGGCGCCGCTCCAGGAGTCACGATGTATCCTGGACGCGTCGCCGCGACTCTATTTCGGCCGCCAAGGGAGCGGCTGACTCCGAGGCGCGACATTTGCACGCGGGGGGACCCTGGATGAGCGCGACCGACCTCGAGGCGGGCCTCCGCCGGCTCGGGTACGAGACATTCCGCGCCGGCCAGCGGGAGGCGATCGAGACCCTGCTGGAGCACGGGCGGTTGCTCCTGGTCGCGCCTACCGGC
This region includes:
- a CDS encoding NAD(P)/FAD-dependent oxidoreductase; the protein is MARGRRDVVIVGAGIAGLTAGWTLRDRDILVLEATERVGGRMRSEPRGPYWLNLGAHLFGGPGSLLDRLVTEMGLQTRPIPGNRMGLAFKGRLLASGRPETYPLRLPLSSSARLSFIRAGLRLRRAARGYLRAARPRPGESPAQTRARVLAYRDDQTFAEYLGPLHPDVAGIFRAVAERVTAGPEQISAGCGAALFALVWGGGQTLARNLIGGSELLPQALARRLGERVVTGAGVREVVPTADGVRVRFTRRGVGEEVSAAHAIVATPAYVTREIVRELPADSADALAGIPYGPFVCGAFLTGETGPVPWDGIYAIAVVDRSFNMLFNHANPLRTGGQREPGGSLMVYGGGDRGRRLLGMTDEQIHEVLLRDLYSVLPAAKGLVREVVIQRWEHAIPYAPPGRARLQPALDRPLGRIVLAGDYLEYPEMEAAAATGLEAARAVRHQLGTA
- a CDS encoding phytanoyl-CoA dioxygenase family protein — translated: MWLTDEQIERFHHDGFLALPGLFSSEDAALLRAQLPALYAERRPENWREKDREAVRTAFALHRRNRVFGRLVCHPRLLEPAMQLCGSKVYLQQIKVNAKAAFAGDVWQWHQDFATHHAEDGVPEPTALNLHVFLDDVNDFNGPLMFIPGSHRHGLLGAAHDTATTSYPLWTIDQARLTRLVEEGGIVTVTGPAGTGLIFGDLIVHGSNGNMSPWPRTIFSAIANPVNNAQVTFKRPDYIHERVFTPVECLPDDCLSCG
- a CDS encoding proline racemase family protein — protein: MRWTRTFTVVGVHAEGEVGKVVIGGVVDVPGRTMFDKMRYLAKHDDGLRKLLLFEPRGAPTHSANLVLPSSHPKAKLGYVIMESTEYAPMSGSNTICTVTAILETGILPMREPVTELTLETPAGLIDVTCRCRDGKVREVKFRNVPAFVQYLDASVEVAGLGTIAIDVAYGGMHYALVEAAAVGFQITPDEARDICVVGQKIKQAAREQLDVVHPENPEIRDVTIIGFTGPIRRKGKGLTARNTVVVSPGRIDRSPCGTGTSARLAVMHARRQIRKGQLFDHESIIGTHFLSEVVATTRVRRKPAVITTVAGRAWITSIGQYGYDPDDPFPEGYTLSDTWLRAI